In Papaver somniferum cultivar HN1 chromosome 9, ASM357369v1, whole genome shotgun sequence, the genomic stretch CGAgagaaacttcaaaaaaaaaaacattgttcTACCCAACATAATGTCATACTCAACACAAAAGAACAAACCCTAACAAACTGTGTCGACAAACTGCTTCTTATATACAATAATAAGAATCCATAACTTCACCACAACCAATATCACATCTCATCTAACGATCAATGTGTTGTAACTATTTGAAGCCACATGCTTCAAATACTAAGACTGAATATCAAACTCTTCACTTCTGGAACATATCAGACCCTGACCAACGATCAATAATTCCAAAACGAAACCTATTACTAGATTTCTACACATCCTTATTGTAACATACAACTAAGGTAGAACGAGTATGAAttcatcttcacattcttcatcttcaaattaaaTACAAACAACAACATAATCCAACTGATGACAATTGATAACCAAATTATTGTTTCCCTCGGTGTGGAACAATAATGAGACTTTGACATGCTAATATTCCATCTTTACTTCCACAAACATACAAACTAATATTTGCATCCCAACTACTATATTCTTTCCTTCTTGTGTCTTCCAAGCAAACATCGATCAGTTGAAAAACAATCTACTTAGGTCTTTCAAACAGTTCACAAGAATAtgatacaaaatatataaaataaataaacttacttgaagACATGCATAGGGTTTATGTTACAATAAGTATCAATGTCAAACCTCCATTGTAGAGGACCACCAAAATCAAGACCATACATCTTGATCAAATCAAATGCAGATCACCTGATACAATCCCATTCCTTTAGAAGTACGCATTACTTTGCTTTGTTCTCGAAACTGATAAAATCAAATCTCTCATATACTTGGAAAACATCAAACCATGTATCTTTGGAAGCTGTAACATCAAACCATCACATAGTTGATGAAACAAAATCcttcatcttcaaaatcttctgtCAATCCATAAAACCCAAAACTtctctcttcaaatcttctatccaGCCTAAAGatttgataccaattgttggggttcaAAGTTATCTACGTGCTAATTAATCTTGTGGAAATAAactagctaacaagaaacacttgatttctcgggTTGCTCCATGAACCGCACTACGATCTAGGAtacgaagaagagaaagagaaccacacagatgcaagccataaacatAAGCAACTAGAAATAAAGTACTCACAGATTTAATGTGTTTCATTAATATATACAAtgtgtaatattgtctacatccactaAACGactacgacctctttattcattatagaattaccaactgagaattacacatctgactgactaaatcaatccatcgactcaccacaacaTGACCGAAtacaagaactctcacaagcaccctataagattCAAAGCAGTGTcctcacccatacgagataatgtttaccacattatctaccacaacgagacgatcttctctgcacaTCTTGACATAGATTACCAGGGACGCCTTCAACTCAACACCAATAATTTAATCCAGCACCagcaagatgatcttctcctcaacaagatgtcttaccaacatctctgTACGAATACTCTATAACAACATATCTTTCAACATCCATAAGTATCTCATaagcaccataatgatgtactccttccaccattaatGGTCTTCCACATAACCAACTctataggtgggatgaatccctcaaaTCTCTATTGAGAATTGAattgaggattccatgactaaaCTAATAGCCTAgatctccttatataggagtcacaaacttagTTCCCAAGTCTTGGCCTCCTAGGATTAGGAAACCATCTctaactaggaaaccatggtcaaTTTAGGTAACCCATCTTTATATGGTAATTGATCTAAACTAGGAAACTCACTGTTTCCCTACAAAAACACCAAATTATTACCCGTACATTGTCACTATTATGCTAATAAGAACACAACTCCAAAGACCAGCAAAAGAATGAAGGGTACATTAATTAAATACCCCTAGTTTTGATACCCAACAAATATAACCTTACaaaacaataaatatacccctatCATTTAAAAATCTTATCCATTAAAAAATAGATTACATTAACCCTcacttataattatttttcatttacAAACCTTATCTATTAGTAAATTTCTTTCTCGATTACTTCacaaccactaccaccaccaccaccaacaccgttgccaccaccaccaccacttactaactacaaccaccaccgccgccaccaaaatttggtgtcaacaaccgaagttgatccaaaaattaaagttcaaaaaaaaaaaactttactgATATATATTCCAGTTGTTTTTGTgtcaacaatcgaagttgatcccAGTGAATGGGGTCAACAACCAAATTTGATACAAGTAACAAAAAAGCATTCAAGTTTAGttgtgtcaacaatggaagttgatcccaatGAATggggtcaacaaccaaagttaacACAATAACGGAAAAATACACTAGCTTTTTTGAgtcaacaatggaagttaatCTCAGAgaatggagtcaacaaccaaagttaacactaataattaaaaaatattctAATCCAAttgtgtcaacaatggaagttgatctcagtaaatggaatcaacaaccaaagtttgaaacaaaaaaacaaaaaatgacatATATGAATGAGTGaatttggcgtgagtcgaacacgcatcatctgacgtggaaccagtcatgctaccattgcaccacaaattcaacatttaAAGAACCTTACAGCTATAAAATCCAACCAAACCACCACTACTATCAGCCGAACAACAATACGCAAACACAAACCAGCAAGATATTAAgctaattttttttaacaaacatgatttaaactacaaacaTGACTATACTAATCCAAGGAAATGCTATCAACAATAAGAGTCGATAGTTGATCCTGAAAAAATGCTgtcaacaacatgagttgatcCTATAGAAAATGCTGTCATCAatagtagttgatccataaaaaatggTGTCAATAAAAATAGTTGATGtcataaatgggatcaacaacagtagttgaccTTATGTTGCAGGGATAAAAAAAAATGCACGACAAGGAAGTATATTCAACAAGCAAACATGGTGATTATCTATCACAAAATTTCCATTCACATAAATGTTTCGAGCATTTTACACGCTGGTAAAAATCCGAGAGCATGCACATCAACCTGACCTgctcctctcttcttcttcttcctccttggcTTGTACAACGTCTTTTCAAGCACTTGGTAAGCTCAAGAAAATATTTCGGTACccaaaaatataaacaaaagaAAGACGCAAGTACATTATCTTATTACTACGGATCAGAAAGTGAAATAGTATATTACAGAGAAACAATAACTTTTGACCGATAATTATCTACAAACAAGAAGTTAATTTGTTTTACACTTAAGTCATAAAGACTACTAACTTGCACTAGAACTACCTTACGCCAGTTTTGAAACACCCTATCAGCACTAAGTTAAGCTAAAAAAATGGAAAGAAAGAAATCTAAGCAACTGTATAATCTAAATTAAAAACTAGAAAAGCAAAACTTAAAAATTCAACCACCAAGATTATTTAAAAAGCAACCATTAACGCATTCTTATGGTAAAAATACATGCCACGGAAGCACGGGACCAAACATACATGTAAATTCATTCACATTTAGAGCTAAGCGCTAGTGGCATCATCTAGGAGCACATTTGCTGGTTCACTATTGGAACAATATAATTAATTAGCCAAAATGACTCTTAAAGCTGCAAATTATAAATAGTATAacattagttcagtaataggtgaaTCATAATTTGTACCTCAACCCTCGATCATAATTTCGCAAACATCTGATTTGTTTGGAGATAAAAAGATAACTCTCTTGCATACGAAATCAGCGACTTCAGGTATCCCATCAATACATCAGGTCATTATCCAAAATTAAGCATCGGTAAAAAAAAGTAGATATCAAAAGGTATTAGTTATCATTATCAATGCCAGAACTAAGCATCAATTCATTATCCAAAACTAAGCATCAATCACAAAAGAGTAAGATATCAATAGATATCATTTTCAATGCTAGAACTAAGCATCATGtcattgttgggaaaattggcaccccagCGCAGCGGAACACAGGATCACGAAGGGCAATTAGTGATTTGAActaaatataagagaaataataaaagagatcgaagataaagaagcacacacaaccacaaaacaagatatacgtggttcacctttacaggctacatccacggccaacaccaccagaaaaacttctattaaaatcaaagaccattacatgctctttccgcaacccaagacaagaccaaagagttaacaagacatacccgagaacacaattgaagaaaccatagaaaccaactctctaaccattcttcaaaccagcctcatgtcttctcttctacatctTCTTTACAGctgctagtaacagaggagaaacatggaaacactagaaattaggtttagggaaaagccccaaaccctaaacactagaacaccaaaatcctctctgtacaagtttttctctcacaccgatattgacctttaCGGTAGCACATGATcctccctaacaaagagaccaaaaccctaagaacaaagatttaccactcttctaggttggattcttttacaaacctacaattctagtccTATATATAAAGATACAAACTTGGCCCTTAAGAAATCATTACTTTAGGAATAAGCTTTGTGCAAGATAGAGTTTGACTTTTGGCCAAAATTACCACCGACCAaatccaacaattctccacctcggatcatgctttcaagcatgagacgatcacagGAAATTACCTCCATCTTCCACCAGAGTTTTTCACCATCTCTATATACCCGTAGAATTACTTCTGAAGCTCAGACTCGAACTACCATTttcatagaaccatctcttcgaCCAAAACACCATGACGTTGATAAAAATCTTTAAACCATATTCTTCATGAAGAACACTTGTGAAACTGGCCACGTTTGACAAAGACCATGAAAATCTTCTACCACCATcaacgaatccttgcacagactccaccactgatcaccaagagaaccatccagaagaatcaccGCTAGCTCCACCTAACCAATAAGCTAACAACATATTGAACTCTAACCCAGAAAAGAagaattagcttcaatatcatactctagtacatgtcatgattaccgtgtatctgaaatAAACCATCAGATATCTCCACTGTGATTAACAGGCTTAATCCCTTAAGCGATTCTCAAAGCAATCACCAATTTGGCATACTCTTTACCACCATTacacccaacatactcgcttAGAATATATACCATGTAAATGCCCATATTAGCGTGGTACATGCTTCCGAGATCGAgcacattcttgatattacgtgcaagccatcaagaatactttaacatagacttaagaatataaatctataacatctcgtgcataacttcgaaACGTTGCTagacttgcttctacatgagacttCACATCCCCATCATTTCTTCGAACTTTGTAACCCATTATTTATGGTGTATGGTTACTAACACCCTTCAAGAAAtatatatgtattccacctcaCCCAGCCTTAttttgcatcccatactacatcataaaactgaacgaagaacataaacttctaccaagttgaacctccctgatttgtaaatcacatcacaaatccatctttgtgtaaacaccggtttaaacattatcttcaaaacaTATTTCTCGACCCGAACAATAAACTATCATTCAATTCCAGGTTCAATCGCACCAGCCcgtccttgctctgataccaattgttgggaaaattggcaccccacCGCAGTGGAACACAtgatcacaaagggcaattggtgatttgaactaaATATATGagaaataataaaagagattgaagataaagaagcacacacaaccacaacacaagatatacatggttcacctttacaggctacatccacggccaacaccaccagaaaaacttctattaaaatcaaagaccattacatgctctttcctcAACCTAAGACGaaaccaaagagttaacaagacatactgatagacacatttttgtgtctaatttgtcctcaatgtccgtattgttggcactcgattttgtactaattttgttattttatgtatttgtaggtatttttttggaaataaatatttttggaaaattcggctcgaaaagttgattttggcacccggaggacaagtgttattcggactctcgcttttggataaggggtaacctaattactaaggggcacccccaggtcatcccccaaggcagctgctattcgcaccccagttctggttagggggaggacatcttcttcccaaattcaaaaaaacaaaattggcgggaaaaaattgttatcaactggcagatttagggttggaagtttggacgggattaaaggagattcaatggcccaaattaaatgggtttgttcctagggcctagatagagctggtatgggtgttggattcggtcaaaattggttagataaccggtggtaatcaaatcagggaagatattctaaaataagaaaaatattctattcttggaattcttggatggaagagacgtgcatgggttgattttattggctggaaacaatccctacagctcaaggatgacgcgtgagaagagataaaacatggaacaatccgtaacaaatcagagaattaaagaaaaaaatatcgggaatattttcattcactgccgagtaatgggaagattttttggattaatggaggagattcaatggttcaattacgtataaatatgttcctaatgtgctacagagaggctgtcgagagtttggggaggtttggaggcgagcagagaggcgcaggaggagttgcacaTACcagagaacacaattgaagaaaccatagaaaccaactctctaaccattcttcataccatactcatgtcttctcttctacatctTCTTTACAGctgctagtaacagaggagaaacatggaaacactagaaactaggtttagggaaaagccccaaaccctaaacactagaacaccaaaatcctctctctacaagtttttctctcacaccgatattgacctttacggtagcacacgatcctccctaacaaagagaccaaaaccctaagaacagggatttaccactcttctaggttggattcttttacaaacctacaattctagtccTATATATATAAAGATACAAACTTTACCCTTAAGAAATCATTACTTTAGGAATAAGCTTTGTGCAAGATAGAGTTTGACTTTTGGTCAAACTTACCACCGACCAAATCCAACAGTCATTATCCAAAACTGAGCATCAATCACAAAAGAGTATGATAGCAAAAGGTAAAAATTGCtgcaaacaaaaacaacaaccagAATCATGATGTATTGGTGTCTTCTTTGTGGTACAACATGCGATTCTTAATAATCTCCAGGTCAATCCTACAGAAATTGCAACCCCAACAACATAATAATATAATTACCATCATCCTCTACACAACAATCCCCAGTATAAATCTCAACAAAAAAATCTGAACAATCTCCAAATCTTAGTTCACCATCACCACCGCCTGCACCACCAAAACCAGCGCTTGGATTAGTTATTTCTCGATAAGATTGGTTACTGAACTTCAATAAACCAAAAATACAAATCTTAAAAGCGAAAATAACCAGGAATTGAAATCTATAATCAAATCTCTCCATCCCCTAAATCTTAACTGATATGGAAAAAATCAGTGATAAACGAGTTTCAATTCAACGAAGAAGAACTTTTAATTTCTTCACTTgatgaagatcgacgaagatatctcttttgttgtttttgctgAGATTAGAGATTCAATGCGATTTTTATGGTAGTGAAATTTGAGAAGTTGCAACGAACAAATTTTTCTCCGTTCCCTCTGGGTTTAAAATTTCTCTCGATCTTGTGACGGAGGTGAAGACGACAATGGGGTGGTGGTAAttgcagaggtggtggtggtaatgtcgacagagaaggaaagagaagaaagatattttttttttcatatctgAAATTAAAACGATTGATTTCTATTGTGAAAAGAGGGTAAATATCGAAAGGAAAAAAAGTGTTAATGGATCTTAGTGGGATTATAGATGGAGATGAGCATTTTTATTGTAGGATAAAGGGTATTTGTGAAACCCATGAAAAGGGAGGACGTTTATATAATTCCCACAAGAATGAAAAGCTGATCGAAGACTCACCAAGTCATTACCTGTAGGAGTATTTAAAATGACAAGACGCACACCAATCTCTTTAATTTCCAATCATGACTTCCTTTAGTACAACTTCTGACATGTATAAATTCAGCTTTTTCCAAGCAATATTGTCACCATCCTTTTCTTGGCGAAGTGACTCCTCTGCAGCCGATGGAGTCACAAGCCAAAACAAATGGTTCTCCCGAGCGTTTCCACTCAAGTGACTTTAGATGGCACCGAACTGAATTTGCATGGAGCTCATCACCATCAGATGTTGTTGAAACACCTTCTATAAATAGAAAATGGAATTTTTCACGTACATCATCTTCACAGCAACCTTTGGAGTAGTATCATGTTTGTTTCTTGATTAAGAACCACTTGAAGACCCCAAGTTTAATCTTTTCTGAAACCGAGGAATAAAAGTACATTACTTGCTCGCTGTGGAGACGTTATATGTTTTCGACTCTTGGTTTTCCCAGTGATTTGCATTCAATTTCACTTAGTTGGAggaaatgttaatgtttggagtAAGCTCAATTGGCATTTGGAGTCCTTTTTATTTGACACAGAATTTACATCCGCGCGAATTTAGTATCCATTTGAAACCAAATCACTAATTTTCCCAAAGCAATGTATTTCATTTATTAACAATCTTTGATCCAAAATTTAAAGTTCGTCACTTATGATAACATTGTTTCATATGTCTTCTCCATCATCTTGCAAAGCAACTTTCTTGTTGCATTCTTCATTCGCGCTTACGTTTGCCAACCAAACTTCAGCACTGACAGATAGATGAATTATGGTCATCGTTGTTCTGGTGCCAAGTAAAATATAATCATATAGCATTCATTTTGTATATTGTTTGAAGTTTTAAAAGCATTCATATCAAGAGCTTTTAAAGTttttcttctccaacttttaaaataaaaacaaacatacGTAAAATAAAATTAAGTGCTCTCTCAcacaattaaaaagaaaaaacggTATTACTTCAGATTGTCACTCTCGTCTTCGGccaatttatttttcttctatgCAGTAGTATCAGCTAATAAAGCAGCTCCAATACCGGAAGCATCCGGGAATTGTATTATAACCACGTAGGACCCAAGTAGCTCGGTGACTACTTGTTTGAGATATAATTGGTACTTTTCATATTTCTGATACAAACTTCCAGAAATAGCCACCACGGTCCTCTTCTCATGAATAAGTCCCGGCGTATCTAGTTCCATTTTCTGAAGAATTGCGACAATGCCTGCACCTGCTAATCGTGCTGCTCTTTTGACAATAGTATCAATCACATTTACAACAGTTCTTCTTACCTCTAAGGTTGTATGTACCTGTTCGCAAATTAAAACATAGCGTACACAATTTAATTTCATCGATGATTTGAAGTACTAGAACATTCTTCAGCTGATCAGAATACAAAGTTAGACAGACCGATAAGAGAACTTACATTAAGTATTTCGTTTAGTGTTGATCCAACAGTCTCGAGTTCGTCCGTATCGTCACTATGCATTTTATTTATATCCGCGGTACTGTAAAGTAGAATGGTTTTCTGATCAAGGTCGCATTTACGTTGAAGTCTTGACAATATTTTCGAGAAAATTAACAAAGGAAATTTACTACTACTGCTACGTGAAATGGCTTGTGCTCCGTGGTATTGTTACCCCAGCCACCTATGACCACAAAATTGACTACATATGTAAGGGGTTAAGGAATAATATTTGCCTTAGAACAACAGTCCCTGTATAGTCTTCACCAAACAAATTTTCTGATCGAGCCATCTCGAGCAAAATTCGGCTCATAATTGCGCCTAGGTATTTACCAGAAATCATCTTCTCAAATATCTGTTTAGGGAAATTGAAAATATTTGGAGTACAAGTTTAGCTTATTGGTAAAGGAGTTAAAAGAGAACTCGAAACATCAAATATTGCAACCAGAAcacaaataaataattttgggtTTACTTACTTGTCTACCCTCATCATTATCACCCAAGTGTTGATCAAATTCTGTTAAAGGGAGTACTCCTTGAGAGAACGCTCCCCACTCTGTATTAATGATCTGAAATTTAATGAAGACAACTTATAGAGCTCAAACACATACGACGATTCTGAAATCTTGATTAGAAACTgtctaaattatgattatggaaTTTAAATAGAATTGGTTACACACCGTATGTCCATCCTCCTCCACTATATTAGGAATGGCATCCATACGTTCTATGTAACACGCATTAGTTCCAGTGCCCAAAATGACAGCAACTTTCACATCACTGTCCGTGTATATTGCTCCAGCGAGCGTTCCCACGGCATCATTAACCTGCATTCAACAAGTGTATTAGTTTCTCTAGGCATCATTGGCTTATACTTGGTGTCATAGCAAAGACGTGCACTAAGCTACAAACAGACGACCAATGACAGAACTTACCAGCGCAGTTACTGAAAACATATTAAGGTTTAATCTTACTAGAGCTTCTTCCAAACAGGCAACTACATTTTCTCCTACCTGCACAAATCACCGGTTTTTTGATCCATTAAAACCGACAAATTATAATGCCATGCTTACGCTATTTGGTTAATCATTCAATAGTATGAGTTTGATGAAAGGAACAAGTAATACGCACTGTATCTGAGACATCGAACCCTTTTGTCCATTCGATTAATGTCCCTTCATTAATAGCCGTCTGGTTTACAGGGAATGAAAATGTAAAACCTATCTTCCTTTCAGTTTCTCGTTGAATTTTGTATATCTCAAATTCCCGATCTACTAATTCCCGCAGAGCCGAGGCGATAAAACCAAATAACCCCTGGCATAAGGCAAATGCTAATATGAATTCCAGAGGATATATAGCAGAGAATCAaaggaaataaagaagaaaaatgatcTAAAAGCAGTGAAAAGCCTATGCTATGCTTATCACCTCTTTAGTACCAGTCTTCTGATCTTCATGTATCTCCCAGGATTTCATCTCAGTGCCATCCCGGTCAAGATTACCTTCCCCATCTAACAGTATCCTTAACACACGAAAATTGGTCCCTCCAATATCCAAAGCATAAAACAACCCTCTCTTCGGCCTAATCGTCgatcaatttacaaaaaaaaaaatatataaacaaaaAAGATTAACAGTATTGGGTTTCATGTCAACAGTAAattatacccgcaaaacaaaatTTGCTTTAATGTATAACAAATCCTGCTATACACGAAATGTCGAACAATATACGTTGAAGTTTAAGGTGAcatgaaatacaaaataatacGAGCATAAGAAATCAAATGTAGGAATTAGAACATACCCTGTAGGGAAGCTATTAACATAACTGAGAAGCATCTTAAGATCACCTCCACCGGCAACAGAAAGTCCACATCTCATTTCATCAATCATTGAATATGCAACCCTTAAAAGTACACTAAGAGGAGTTGCACAATCTGTCTGTAGCTTTTGGAGGATCGATCTATCCCCCATCCTTTGTCTGCTCTGCTTTGACCTTGTTTCAGGACCT encodes the following:
- the LOC113311489 gene encoding hexokinase-2, chloroplastic-like, whose translation is MGDRSILQKLQTDCATPLSVLLRVAYSMIDEMRCGLSVAGGGDLKMLLSYVNSFPTGPKRGLFYALDIGGTNFRVLRILLDGEGNLDRDGTEMKSWEIHEDQKTGTKEGLFGFIASALRELVDREFEIYKIQRETERKIGFTFSFPVNQTAINEGTLIEWTKGFDVSDTVGENVVACLEEALVRLNLNMFSVTALVNDAVGTLAGAIYTDSDVKVAVILGTGTNACYIERMDAIPNIVEEDGHTIINTEWGAFSQGVLPLTEFDQHLGDNDEGRQIFEKMISGKYLGAIMSRILLEMARSENLFGEDYTGTVVLRQILFLNPLHM
- the LOC113308728 gene encoding hexokinase-like 1 protein, which encodes MHSDDTDELETVGSTLNEILNVHTTLEVRRTVVNVIDTIVKRAARLAGAGIVAILQKMELDTPGLIHEKRTVVAISGSLYQKYEKYQLYLKQVVTELLGSYVVIIQFPDASGIGAALLADTTA